The following coding sequences lie in one Arabidopsis thaliana chromosome 3, partial sequence genomic window:
- a CDS encoding Phosphoinositide-specific phospholipase C family protein (Phosphoinositide-specific phospholipase C family protein; FUNCTIONS IN: phosphoinositide phospholipase C activity, phospholipase C activity, phosphoric diester hydrolase activity; INVOLVED IN: signal transduction, intracellular signaling pathway, lipid metabolic process; LOCATED IN: plasma membrane; EXPRESSED IN: 11 plant structures; EXPRESSED DURING: 4 anthesis, LP.10 ten leaves visible, petal differentiation and expansion stage; CONTAINS InterPro DOMAIN/s: Phospholipase C, phosphoinositol-specific, EF-hand-like (InterPro:IPR015359), Phospholipase C, phosphatidylinositol-specific, X domain (InterPro:IPR000909), C2 calcium/lipid-binding domain, CaLB (InterPro:IPR008973), Phospholipase C, phosphoinositol-specific (InterPro:IPR001192), Phospholipase C, phosphatidylinositol-specific, Y domain (InterPro:IPR001711), PLC-like phosphodiesterase, TIM beta/alpha-barrel domain (InterPro:IPR017946), C2 membrane targeting protein (InterPro:IPR018029), C2 calcium-dependent membrane targeting (InterPro:IPR000008); BEST Arabidopsis thaliana protein match is: phospholipase C 2 (TAIR:AT3G08510.2); Has 7225 Blast hits to 3392 proteins in 352 species: Archae - 10; Bacteria - 635; Metazoa - 3351; Fungi - 1029; Plants - 675; Viruses - 45; Other Eukaryotes - 1480 (source: NCBI BLink).): MSKQTYKVCFCFRRRYRHTVSVAPAEIKTLFDNYSDKGLMTTDLLLRFLIDVQKQDKATKEEAQDIVNASSSLLHRNGLHLDAFFKYLFAVTNSPLSSLEVHQDMDAPLSHYFIYTGHNSYLTGNQLSSDCSELPIIEALKKGVRVIELDIWPNSDEDGIDVLHGRTLTSPVELIKCLRAIREHAFDVSDYPVVVTLEDHLTPKLQAKVAEMVTDIFGEMLFTPPSGECLKEFPSPAFLKKRIMISTKPPKEYKAATDDDLVKKGRDLGDKEVWGREVPSFIRRDRSVDKNDSNGDDDDDDDDDDDDDDGDDKIKKNAPPEYKHLIAIEAGKPKGGITECLKVDPDKVRRLSLSEEQLEKASEKYAKQIVRFTQRNLLRVYPKGTRITSSNYNPLIAWSHGAQMVAFNMQGLGRSLWVMQGMFRGNGGCGYIKKPDLLLKSNAVFDPEATLPVKTTLRVTIYMGEGWYYDFPHTHFDRYSPPDFYTRVGIAGVPADTVMKKTKTLEDNWIPAWDEVFEFPLTVPELALLRIEVHEYDMSEKDDFGGQICLPVWELRQGIRAVPLRNQDGVKCRSVKLLVRLEFV, translated from the exons ATGTCGAAGCAAACATACAAAGTCTGTTTCTGTTTCCGTCGGAGGTACCGACACACTGTGTCCGTAGCTCCTGCTGAGATCAAAACACTTTTCGACAATTACTCCGACAAAGGTCTCATGACTACCGATCTCCTCCTCAGATTCCTAATCGATGTTCAGAAACAAGACAAAGCCAcgaaagaagaagctcaagatATCGtcaatgcttcttcttctcttcttcatcgtaATGGTCTCCACCTTGATGCTTTCTTCAAATACCTTTTCGCTGTTACCAactctcctctttcttctcttgag GTGCATCAAGATATGGATGCTCCATTATCACattatttcatatatacaGGACATAATTCGTATTTAACAGGTAATCAACTAAGTAGTGATTGCAGTGAATTGCCTATCATTGAGGCATTGAAAAAAGGTGTTAGAGTTATTGAATTAGATATTTGGCCTAACTCTGATGAAGATGGTATCGATGTTCTTCATGGAAG GACTCTTACATCACCTGTGGAGCTGATAAAATGTCTAAGAGCTATTAGAGAACATGCTTTTGATGTATCTGATTATCCAGTTGTTGTTACTCTTGAAGATCATCTTACTCCTAAACTCCAAGCTAAAGTTGCTGAG ATGGTTACAGATATATTTGGAGAAATGTTGTTTACTCCTCCTTCAGGGGAATGTTTGAAGGAGTTTCCATCGCCGGCGTTTTTGAAAAAGCGTATTATGATCTCAACTAAACCTCCTAAAGAGTATAAGGCAGCAACAGATGATGATTTGGTGAAAAAAGGAAGGGATTTGGGTGATAAAGAAGTTTGGGGAAGAGAAGTTCCAAGCTTTATTCGAAGGGACAGAAGTGTTGACAAG AATGATTCAAacggagatgatgatgatgatgatgacgatgacgatgatgatgatgatggtgatgataagATTAAGAAGAATGCACCACCGGAATATAAGCATCTGATTGCAATCGAGGCTGGGAAACCGAAAGGCGGAATAACTGAATGTTTGAAGGTGGATCCTGATAAAGTAAGACGGCTTAGCTTAAGTGAAGAACAACTTGAAAAGGCCTCAGAAAAATATGCTAAACAGATTGTGAG GTTCACTCAGAGGAATTTGCTACGGGTTTATCCGAAAGGAACTAGAATTACTTCATCAAACTATAACCCTCTGATCGCTTGGAGCCATGGAGCTCAAATGGTGGCTTTCAATATGCAG GGACTTGGACGATCATTGTGGGTAATGCAAGGAATGTTTAGAGGCAATGGAGGATGTGGCTACATTAAGAAACCTGATCTTTTGCTGAAATCCAACGCTGTATTTGACCCGGAAGCTACATTACCTGTAAAAACAACACTAAGG GTAACTATATACATGGGAGAAGGATGGTACTACGATTTCCCGCATACGCACTTTGATCGATATTCTCCACCTGATTTCTATACAAGG GTCGGGATTGCTGGAGTTCCCGCGGATACAgtaatgaagaagacgaaaacaTTAGAGGATAATTGGATACCAGCTTGGGACGAGGTTTTTGAGTTCCCATTAACAGTTCCAGAGCTTGCTCTTCTACGTATCGAGGTACATGAGTATGACATGTCTGAGAAAGACGATTTTGGAGGCCAAATTTGCTTGCCGGTTTGGGAGCTGAGGCAAGGAATACGTGCCGTTCCTCTCCGTAACCAGGATGGTGTCAAGTGTAGATCCGTGAAGCTTCTTGTGCGGTTGGAGTTTGTGTGA